CTTGACGCTGCAATTTGAGTTCTTGGACTCTTTCTTCTGCGTTTTTGTTACGATATTAGGTTAAGTCGGTGATAGCTATCTAAAAATCTGCGTTTAGTCTCACGAAAGGTGGTTTTAGTTAGGCATTGTTAGGGTTTTCGAAAGTTAGCTGTTAGGAAATTTTTTTGTAGGAGACAAGCCTAGAAGAAGAGGCACAAACATTGTATAAAGAGAATGACCCTTCTTTTGATATTTTGCAAGAAGCATGAGAAATAGAACACTGTACATGTCTTTTGGAATCTTGATTTGTTGACTGAGAACTCTAGGATTGTATgggtatttaattttatattcagTTCCCTAAAAGAAAAACATATGAAAGTTTCAGCTTTTCGTTTCCTTGGGAAAGctccttgttttttttttgtttaccaATAATTTCCTTGCAACCAAAGCATGTTAGATTTGATTGTGACTGCAGGATAAAACCCTTGACATTTTTGTCCATAGACCCTCAAATTGCAGTCTTAGAATAACTCTCTAAACTTCTTCTTGTCTAATATTATAATATGTTAGATAAGTTTTCATTTGTCTAATTAAACTGTAAAGGCAGTTAGCACTAAAGAAGTTAGCATATAGTCAGCTTACCAGGTACTTTTTACGGTCATTGAGCGACACTTGTATGCTTGTCCAAGACAACCAAACCAACAGATAATGTGGATGTTATTGAACATGTATTTATTTACTATACCTTTTGTTCTGTTGGATAACATTTACAAACAATCATAGCTTTCTGAGTGCCCACATTATCAATGCTACTAGACAGAAACAAATTGTCCATACATACCAAGCATATTTCTGCAATAAGCAAATTTGAAATGGTTGACTAGATGAGCCATTTGTATGTTGCCATATAACCACAATGAATTTGACTCCTTGTCATGATGTGTATTTGTTAGAAGAAACTATGTTGGTGAGACTATTGTCTGTATTACATAGGATGTCGCTATATTTGTCATCCTAAGTGTTTTTCATCTTGTAATAAAAGAATCAGTTTTtcatttatcatggttccctcTACTACATCCATGTCTTCTCATGAATGAATCTGTCCAGTTTATTATTAGTAGGGTAGTGATTGacctttttaaatattaaattattatgttttaatgctaAGATTTATTCAGGCTGTtgagccttctttttctttgtagCTCACCATTTTATATGTATAAAGGTTTACCTTAGGTAATGTAAGAAATTTTACATTAGGTTAGTCATTAGTGACTTCTAAGAATCTTTAATTTCCCTTAGCACATTACAATTAAATTGCTGTGAAAAATCTTATGTTTGTCTCTTCTATAGTGTTGTTTAGTTCAGTTTTAGTTGCATGTGGATATAATTTTCTCAGCTATGATGTTTTTGATGAATATTTGTATGAAAACCTTTAACAAcaagaatatatattttaaaaaagttCAAACTATAAATGTATCACTTTAGCCAAAGTAACTAAGATTTTTTTCCGTTGCTAGCTTTGGGTATTTCTTTCTGCATTCATCATTAGGAGATGGTGTAGCTACTTATTTAGGTTGTTTATTTAGCTAactactttttctttcttttttttaaagtCCTAAAAGACCAAAAAGAGATGGAAAATCAGCATCTGAGAGAAAATTCTCTGGTAATCATGATTTGAATGTTGATGATAATAAGGAGCGGAAAACACGTAGGCGGTTTCAAGATGCTTTGCCTGTTGAGAATTCTTCAGCAACTGATACCAAGGTGAAGTCTGCAAATCTTAAAGATGGTTCTCACAGGAAGGTTGATCCTGATAATACCAAACAATCTGACCAAATGGATGCACCATGGACTCGATCCCACTTTCAGGTCTCAAAATTGGTTGATACATGAAATTTGTTTTCCAAGAAGTTAATCTTTGTTTTTTAATGAACCAGATTACCTGTGCATGTTTTTTGCATCTGTATCTTAGATAATTGTTTGCAGTTATTTGATTTCAGTCATATCTTTGTTTTATGTTGTATATGTTCTGCCCCTTGTCATTGCAGCCCCTTTGACGTGATATTGTGATTTAAAAGTCTCTTCATATGGAAATTATTATGTCTGGACAACTTTTTCTGCATCTGGTGTGGTCATTCTTTATTTTGAAGGGGGGTGCATCTTCAAGCATAGCTTCTTCTtgaatcttattttttttttacttttttttttctgtatctaCAGTTTAACATGTTCCTAATAGAATTCTCTGTTCCACCTTGACTGAAAAAAGTACTTGAGGGTTTTTAGGTCACTTTCCATTTGAGGCTTTACTGAATGTTACTGTTGACTGATATGGGttttgaaaagaaaattaaaaattttgagataaAAAGGAATAATTAAGAATGCAGCAGTTTTGGTTCATTTGCAACATTGGATGTAGCAGTTGCTCAAGCTAGCTCCTAAATCAGCATATCctatctgcttccttaagaaaccATAGAGTTGAAGAACAATTGAATGTACTTTGATCATACAAGGACCTTGGCATCAGTATCTTGTCTGTACAATTAATGTCTTATCTCAAGGAAAGAATGATTACTGATGTTGAGCTTCCTTTTATGTTTggacttgtattttgaaacttatTACCAGTAAAATGGCTCTAGGTATAGCTTTGTGGATGAAGAAAGGATTAAAAAGAAAATTAGTACTAAGTTCACCACTAGAAGGTAATGGGATGGCTTAGAGGTATTTATTTTGTACcaatagagcaaaaacaattaaaTGGCTGACGTGGTGGTTTTGTAGCATAGGACTCTTTTTATGCATATCAAACAGGTACAGACTGCCAACTAATATGGTGCAAATTTGTACTGTAGGATTGAAGATGATTGTTTAATTTTAAAGATTTAATGTAATAGCTCCCGTATAATAAAGCATGTGATCATATAAATGGAAGGTGATGCTGGTATGGCTCACATAGTTAACCCTAATCTGGTGtctcaaataatatatttaagtAGATATTGATGGTTTTTATCATAGACAGAATAATAAAGGTTTACATTCATGAATAATTAAGTGTAGTTCTGATCTAGGATGAAATAAGGGGGAACCTTTTGTGATGAtatggatacatctaaagggatgAGGTGAATCAATTAGGACTCACTTAGAATTGGTGGTGTGAGAAGTTAGAATAAAACATAGAAAATTCTGTTGGCAACAATACAATAAGACATGGCTGCTTTTAGTTTAACCAGATATTGTCCTCAACAAGGCTTGATTTTGAGGAAGGAACTATGAAGCAGGTTCCACATGGTTCTGACATTATGATTTGCTGTAGCATCCAGGATCAATGTGTATCTGTTTAATGTATTGTGTTAGTAATGGTACTGTTTATGTTAATGCTTTAAAAACACCCACTCTGTTCCCTTTCCTAgtcattaaccaaaactttgcTTTAGGAGAGGTTAACTGGCAGTGAATTATGTACACCATTTTCTAACAAGAGGACAACTGTGTTATCATGATGCCAAGGGCAACCATGCTGTATTGATATCAGTGTTGCAGGCCTAGTTCTTTATGCTAGTGTAACTTATTTTTGAATTTTTAGCATTTGTTTGTAGTGAAGTGCATGTTTATTATGGTAAGGTTGTAACGAGCTGGTCCTACTTCTCCAGGTAAAATATTCACGGGTGATGGTTTCTCTGCGGTGGCTTCTCCCATGACTTTCGGGTTCCTCTTTTTACTTTTAGCATATGCATGTGTCTTCATTAAGATGCAATTTTGAGAGACATAACTGAAGCAATGGTGCCCAATAATATGGATCATGTTGTTATATTAGTCTTGTTGGGCCAACTTTAGCTTGTTCCTACCTGCGAAATGCTAGTAATGCATTCAACAACTATGTCAATATGGGCATACAAACTATATTCTTATATTATTTGTGTTTCATTTAGCATTGTCTCAATTTTGTCATCAgatattgcaaaaaaaaaaaaacactaagtTCTTTTGGTTGGAAAAAGGAAGgtgaagaaggaaaaagaacaagAGAGGGGGTGttacttttgtttttgttttttgtttttctgggtggggtggggtggggttgGTGGTTTTGGGGTGTTGGTCTTCATTTCCTAATTAGAAAAGTAATGTTGCCTTTATGCTGTTGAAGTTCTGTGGAAGCAACTTTGCCTTTGTAACTCAGTTTTGttaatttaattttgttattcattgcaTACAAAACCTATTTTCCTCCTGATGTAGCGGGGTTCTTGTTCGGATCCATGCCTTCAAGTACCTCATTTTATATAACAATCTAAGGCTACCTATGCAGCACGACGAACGTGGCGGTGCTGGGCATGGTGGTCGAAGCTATGTTCGCAGAGATGCTGGTAATTAATCGTCTAATGTGTGTCAATCAGCTGTGTCCTCTAATTTTCATGTCTTATTTCTTTGACTTATTGATATTTTGTGTCTTTATAAAGATGAAGGAAGGAATAATGCAAAGGAGCAGACTGGTGACAGGGTGGACAAGATAGAGGCATCTGACATGCAGAGAAAATACGACAGCCGGACTAGAGCTCATGCAGGTGACAACAATGAATGGAGACATGATGGATTTTATGAGTTGGAAGTTGAGGCAGCAGCTCCCAGGAAAAGACCTGCTTTCAGTGAAAGAAAAATGGCTACAGAAAAAGATTCTGTGGCTGCCCCTCCCACCGGACCAGAATCAAGAAACCACCATGATCATCAAATGCTTGGTGCTGTAAGAAGGGAAGAAAAGGGAAACAACTTTTCACGTGGTGATAAGCCTGAGAGATGTTTCAATCGAGCTGATGATAGATATGATAAGAGAGGAGACAGATATCTGCAAAGAAATGAAATCAACAGAGCTGGCTATCAGTCAAGGGAGATGCATGGTGGCAGGGACGTGAGGGGTAGGGAAAGATTCACAGGAAGATATGGTGAGAGAAATATGTCCCGAGAGAGTGGTTTCCAGGCAGAAAAATGGAAGCATGATCTTTTCGACGAAGCAAATAGAAGCCCTACTCCAAAGAATGAAGAAGAACAGATCGCGAAGGTTGAAGCACTGTTGTCTCTGTAGTTTGTGCTCCTCTCAATCGGAATGGTTCTGTTCCTCCACAAGGCTTTCTGCTCATTGAACTATGCATCTCCGTAAGGCTGTTGGAAATTTAGTTGGGAGGTTCGTCTTTTTGTGAATTTTATGTTAACTCCATACAAATTCTCTGCGTAAAAGAAGGCTGTGATTTGTTTTTTCTACTTTTGGACTATCTGGATTTTGTGAACTGGTGATCTTATATTCTGTAATCTTGTGGACTAAATGTGTTTCAGAATTGCTATGGATTGTCGTTAGAAACCAAATTTTGTACGTGCTTGTTTCTTCTCCTCTTAACTTAGTTGAGTAGTTGCATGCTCCCTTGCCCATATGGCAACAGTGGATTAGATAGAGAAGGAATTCTGTAAACCATGCGTCATTCTTGAAGGCGATTTTGGCTTTCATCTGCACAAACAAGCATGCATCTGCCCATCCCCTGATCTACGATGCGCGAATAAGAAAGCTGGGAATTAGTTAAATTTCTCATGCAAGGAGattaataagattatatatatgcaATATCCATTTCTATATCTCACCCTACTGAGTCAATTCAATACATTCCTCTCTTCACCAAGAGTAATCTAAATTTTGATTCACTGTCATGATTTTGCTAAGTGATGTGACAGTTATTGGTGATGTCCAAAAAGATAAGTCGAGTTTATGCGGAATAGTGGACTTGTATAAAGACTGAAGTTAAAGGAGTCTCAAGTAGTCCTACCTTTAGTTTTAAAATCATCAGTTCGATTTTCTAAAATTAGAAATCAGAACCGAATCTCCCATGGCCAAATTTCAATTCAAGCGGTTCTGGTTCGAGTATGAATCATTaatctttataatttttaattaaaaataatttaaatatgataaatattaggatcgagtcggcactaagaggggggagaggGATGAATCagtgtagcagataaaaacgtcggtttgaaaaatattcgtacgataaaaaccgatctcggaaaataacttgaaattgaatgtttgttcgtaagcatagtggaagtaagatagtttgcaatgaaaataaataacaagaatataaatgcaaaccaagttttatagtagttcggtcattgtgacctacatccactcttgattcctctttcgtcgagaccaccgacatccactaacgatcttccttcaatagacgaagatcaactaccattttatactcttttctccttttgataggctcaggagagaacctttacacaccatttttacaaagctttcctcacactctcccttagaatggtttctaaactttaggaggatggactctatactttacaagggttttcaactttagaaacatagagtttttgtttaccTTTCTTCttgctccatgcaggaatagctggggtatttatagaccgtaaatgacttcaaaacttggagccaaaattcaaatcctcgagatttcagggtacgggcggtaccaccgcttgcactgacactggacggtaccaccatccagtttGACAGTACTATCGCCTAACACACTATCACTAGGCGGTTCCATCGCCTTACCGATAGTACCATCTCCTagattgacggtaccaccgcc
The window above is part of the Musa acuminata AAA Group cultivar baxijiao chromosome BXJ2-6, Cavendish_Baxijiao_AAA, whole genome shotgun sequence genome. Proteins encoded here:
- the LOC103988020 gene encoding uncharacterized protein LOC103988020 isoform X2; protein product: MDSIPLSGKIFTGDGFSAVASPMTFGGVLVRIHAFKYLILYNNLRLPMQHDERGGAGHGGRSYVRRDADEGRNNAKEQTGDRVDKIEASDMQRKYDSRTRAHAGDNNEWRHDGFYELEVEAAAPRKRPAFSERKMATEKDSVAAPPTGPESRNHHDHQMLGAVRREEKGNNFSRGDKPERCFNRADDRYDKRGDRYLQRNEINRAGYQSREMHGGRDVRGRERFTGRYGERNMSRESGFQAEKWKHDLFDEANRSPTPKNEEEQIAKVEALLSL
- the LOC103988020 gene encoding uncharacterized protein LOC103988020 isoform X1 translates to MPEERRRREGGTGGDSMPRREGRDHGGRSHHSRSEREREREREREREPSPKRPKRDGKSASERKFSGNHDLNVDDNKERKTRRRFQDALPVENSSATDTKVKSANLKDGSHRKVDPDNTKQSDQMDAPWTRSHFQHDERGGAGHGGRSYVRRDADEGRNNAKEQTGDRVDKIEASDMQRKYDSRTRAHAGDNNEWRHDGFYELEVEAAAPRKRPAFSERKMATEKDSVAAPPTGPESRNHHDHQMLGAVRREEKGNNFSRGDKPERCFNRADDRYDKRGDRYLQRNEINRAGYQSREMHGGRDVRGRERFTGRYGERNMSRESGFQAEKWKHDLFDEANRSPTPKNEEEQIAKVEALLSL